The sequence GCCATTAAGATCACCTGCCAGTTAGTTTAGAGGATGTATGTAAGCGTTAACTAGAATATATATCGGTTTATAAGCTCTTTTATCTTAGATATTTGAAGAATTTTATGTGATTTTTTATATCTATTAACTTTTTTAAATAATTCTCCAAGAAAATAGAGAGATTCTTTTTATTAAAAAGAACCTCCCTGAAGATGATTAAGAAGACTTCCTCTTCCGCATCATATCAAAATATGCAACTGGCTGATCCACTTTCAGTCGTACACGCTGCAACGGATGACGTGCGGCATCAAGCACATTGCCTTCCTCATCCCACAGTTCTCCCACCGTCTGTTTGAACAGTGTATTATTCGGGCCAAAGAACTCCACCTGTTGTCCCGGCTTGAAGTTATTGCGCTGCTGAATCAGTGCTGTACCGCTGTCCGCATCATACTCTAAGACCAATCCTGCAAAATCAAATGGAGTCGCCTTTTCTTCAGGCTCATAAATATGATCCTCATGATCCGGTGTGTCATAGAAAAAACCTGTATTCAGCGGACGGTTCGCCGCCTTATTGAGCTCATCCAGCCATTCCTGTTTCAGTTCATAGCCCTCAGGGTCTGCCATATAGGCGTCAATAGCCTTACGGTATGCATTGACGACCGTAGCCACATAATGAATGGATTTCATCCGGCCCTCAATCTTGAAGCTGTCAATCCCTGCTTCGATCAGCTCAGGGATGCTTTCGAGCATACACAGATCCTTAGATCCCATTGAAAAAGGATTATCCTCAGGTTGATGCAGCGGCAGTTGAGTCACACCTGGCTGCAAAGGCTCTGGAGATTGCAGCGCCTCGGCCTGCTCTTCCTCCGACACCCATGGACCTTCAGGACGCGCATCCTCGAACAGGTCATATTTCCAGCGGCAGGATTGACAGCAGCCTCCGCGATTGGAATCGCGGTCTGTGAAGTGATTGGACAGCGTGCAGCGTCCAGAATAAGAGGAACACATCGCGCCATGAATGAAGCTTTCGATTTCGATATCGACATGCTTTTTAATCTCAGCGATTTCTTCCAGACTAGTCTCCCGACCCAACACTACACGTGGCAAACCTTCTTCCTTCCAGAAGGCTACAGCCTGCCAGTTCAAGGTGGACTGTTGGGTGCTGAGATGCACCTCCAGCCCCGGTACCAGGCGACGCGCTGTATCCACAATAACAGGATCTGCCACAATAATAGCAGCGATGCCGACTTCATATAAGTTACGCAGGTATTCTTCAATCCCGGCGATATCTTCATTGTGAGCATAAATGTTCGTTGCAACAAATACCTTGGCACCATATTTCTTGGCGAATTCCACGCCTTCACGCATTTCCTCGAAGCTGAAATTGTCTGCTCCTGAACGCAGGCCGTATTTCTGACCTCCGATATAAACTGCGTCCGCGCCATAATGCACAGCGAATTTCAACTTCTCCAAATTACCTGCCGGAGCGAGGAGCTCCGGTTTGTCCAGACGGTAACGTTTGCCCTTATGCTGCGGCTTTGTCATGGTTCCCATTCCTGTTCTCCCCTTCCAATTAAAATACTTGTTCTTTATAAAAGAATCCGAACGAAAGCTCCCGCTCCGGGTCCTGCAAACCTTTAATTCCGTCAAGCCACTCCTCCTGGAAAGCATAACTTTCCGGATCAGCAGCATAAAGATCAATGGCTTTACGGTATGCCTTTACAACCGCTGCATTGTAGGCTATCGGCTTCAACAAACCTTCTATTTTGAGACTCTGCACACCAGCCTCCATCAGTATATGAAGATCCTCCAAAATACAAATATCGTCAGAGCTCATAATATGTGTACCATTCTCATCCTCATAGATCGGGAACTTCTCATCCTGGCGTTCGGCTTCTATCAGAAAGAGACCCCGATCCTTGCCAAGGCTCCCCCCATCACTAGGGCGGCCTTGATGGGACATATAGCTCTGTACAAGCTTGCGCTTGGAATGGTAAATGTTCGTCATTCCGTGCACTTGAACCTGCGCCTCCACTTCCAGCAGCGGCACCATTTCCGTCATTTCCTCCATGTTCAGCTCACGGGCCAGTACGACCCGCGAAGCGCCCTTACGGCCCCAATAGTTAGCAGTGGCATAATTGGTGGAGGTCATTTCAGCATTCCAATGCAGCTTCAGGCCTGGCGCTTCCTGCTTCACGGCTGCCAGCACGGCGGGATCACCGAATTCAACACCGTCGATCCCAAGCTCTCCAATTGCCGATACATAGATCGGAAGCTCGTCCAGCAGACGGTTAGGCATCAGTCCTCCCAGACTGGAGTATACTTTGCAGCCCTGTGCATGTGCCATGTCTATCACTGCCGCTGTATCCTCCAGCGAGAAATGACCAGCCAATCTCATCCCGAAACGGTCATCCCCGATTAGCAGAGCATCCGCTCCAGCATTCAGTAATATAGCCGCCTCTTCCAAGGAAGCCGCCGTCGCCAACAGCTCCGGTTTCTTAATCATTTGTAAGCACCACTCTTTATTTTAATAGTTTATTGCGCGGATTGTTTGCTTTTTTCAATATTGGCTAAATGTTCCTTGTAAGTCTTGGCAAATAGATGGCCCTGAGTGCCGTCCTTTTTAGTAACATAGTAGAAATAGTCCGAAGTCTTAGGCTCTAAAGCTGCCTGTATAGATGCCAGTCCTGGATTGCTGATCGGTCCCGGAGGAAGACCAGCATACTTATACGTATTATAAGGGTTGTCGACTTTCAAATCCTTGTTGTACAATCTTGCCTTTTGCTTGTCCAGTAAATATTGAACGGTCGCATCAATCTCCAGCTTCTGTCCCTCTTTCAGCCTGTTATAGATAATACCAGCTACAAGCGGGCGCTCAGAGTCCACAACTACCTCCCGCTCCACAAGCGAAGCCACCGTCAAAAGCTCATGTAGAGATATTCCCCGTTCCTTCAGCTTCTGGCGCCAGTCTGGAATCATATCCAGCTTCTTCGTTAGCTGCTCAAGCATAGCCTCCACAATCTCCTGCGGAGTACTGTCCTTAGCCAATTCATAGGTTTCCGGGAACAAGTATCCTTCAAGGCGGTGCCGAAGCTTCTGATCCTGC comes from Paenibacillus sp. 19GGS1-52 and encodes:
- a CDS encoding peptidase U32 family protein, giving the protein MIKKPELLATAASLEEAAILLNAGADALLIGDDRFGMRLAGHFSLEDTAAVIDMAHAQGCKVYSSLGGLMPNRLLDELPIYVSAIGELGIDGVEFGDPAVLAAVKQEAPGLKLHWNAEMTSTNYATANYWGRKGASRVVLARELNMEEMTEMVPLLEVEAQVQVHGMTNIYHSKRKLVQSYMSHQGRPSDGGSLGKDRGLFLIEAERQDEKFPIYEDENGTHIMSSDDICILEDLHILMEAGVQSLKIEGLLKPIAYNAAVVKAYRKAIDLYAADPESYAFQEEWLDGIKGLQDPERELSFGFFYKEQVF
- the mltG gene encoding endolytic transglycosylase MltG, with product MKSVIRTVLILILLLVVAGGGGAWYIWNGMQPVEPAGPAVTFTIEKGMGSAEIADLLEHNGIIRKSLFFKGYLKWSKEGSLFKAGTYTASPGDTYDDLITRLNQGDVVKTEMVNFTIPEGYTAEQVAAKLATAWNQDEAVFLGLLNSGTGLTEADVLGIPQDQKLRHRLEGYLFPETYELAKDSTPQEIVEAMLEQLTKKLDMIPDWRQKLKERGISLHELLTVASLVEREVVVDSERPLVAGIIYNRLKEGQKLEIDATVQYLLDKQKARLYNKDLKVDNPYNTYKYAGLPPGPISNPGLASIQAALEPKTSDYFYYVTKKDGTQGHLFAKTYKEHLANIEKSKQSAQ
- a CDS encoding U32 family peptidase, translated to MGTMTKPQHKGKRYRLDKPELLAPAGNLEKLKFAVHYGADAVYIGGQKYGLRSGADNFSFEEMREGVEFAKKYGAKVFVATNIYAHNEDIAGIEEYLRNLYEVGIAAIIVADPVIVDTARRLVPGLEVHLSTQQSTLNWQAVAFWKEEGLPRVVLGRETSLEEIAEIKKHVDIEIESFIHGAMCSSYSGRCTLSNHFTDRDSNRGGCCQSCRWKYDLFEDARPEGPWVSEEEQAEALQSPEPLQPGVTQLPLHQPEDNPFSMGSKDLCMLESIPELIEAGIDSFKIEGRMKSIHYVATVVNAYRKAIDAYMADPEGYELKQEWLDELNKAANRPLNTGFFYDTPDHEDHIYEPEEKATPFDFAGLVLEYDADSGTALIQQRNNFKPGQQVEFFGPNNTLFKQTVGELWDEEGNVLDAARHPLQRVRLKVDQPVAYFDMMRKRKSS